In Zingiber officinale cultivar Zhangliang chromosome 8B, Zo_v1.1, whole genome shotgun sequence, a single genomic region encodes these proteins:
- the LOC122015658 gene encoding ethylene-responsive transcription factor ERF104-like, producing MEIRSRPQPLRLYLRTYDIVVDAACAYDYAAFKMCYRKSILNFPNEIGFSSRYDLATLPVSVAMMMTVVKRKMEAALVMDEEASRRVMMKKGLLKLIDRGKK from the coding sequence ATGGAGATTAGATCGAGACCCCAACCGCTGCGGCTCTATCTCAGGACCTACGACATTGTTGTTGATGCTGCATGTGCATATGATTATGCCGCATTCAAGATGTGTTACCGCAAGTCCATCCTCAACTTCCCCAACGAGATAGGGTTCTCATCAAGATACGATCTAGCCACCCTGCCAGTCTCAGTAGCGATGATGATGACGGTGGTGAAAAGGAAGATGGAAGCGGCGCTGGTGATGGATGAGGAAGCGTCAAGGAGGGTAATGATGAAGAAGGGCTTGTTGAAACTAATAGATAGAggaaagaaatag